One window of Candidatus Nitrospira kreftii genomic DNA carries:
- a CDS encoding hypothetical protein (conserved protein of unknown function) has protein sequence MPEPRARVRDVSLDNLFPALLRLHKALLDNERVSYERVHGRIPSNGAFLQLVLNDSWFAWLRPLSQLMTKLDELNEEEDPANVEDISALLASAQRLLMPTEEGEGFGRHYHDALQRSPDVVLEHAAVRALLRPSVPNKG, from the coding sequence ATGCCGGAGCCAAGGGCAAGGGTACGGGACGTCTCTCTGGACAATCTTTTTCCTGCGCTGCTTCGTCTGCACAAAGCCTTGCTGGATAACGAGCGGGTGTCCTATGAGCGCGTGCATGGACGTATTCCCTCCAATGGAGCGTTTTTGCAGCTGGTGTTGAACGATTCTTGGTTCGCCTGGTTGCGTCCGCTGTCCCAACTGATGACCAAGCTCGACGAACTCAATGAAGAGGAGGACCCCGCAAATGTAGAGGACATCTCAGCTCTGCTTGCCTCTGCGCAGAGGCTCTTGATGCCGACGGAAGAGGGGGAGGGATTCGGCAGGCACTATCACGATGCGCTGCAACGAAGTCCCGATGTCGTGCTGGAGCACGCGGCGGTCAGAGCATTGCTGAGGCCATCTGTTCCCAACAAGGGGTGA